From a region of the Pogona vitticeps strain Pit_001003342236 chromosome 7, PviZW2.1, whole genome shotgun sequence genome:
- the SHC2 gene encoding SHC-transforming protein 2: MSGKVAGAPLVPSPTPPLGHPPHPPPPPTPPPPPGEEPESVTTFCMLIPKMPQWKFSSPSGFLSRSPSSASKELTASAKTGDTGSSTASSASSSGLAAVLSACEPVCTTPCSLQVMSRLRGGLAAGRKASRAEGPKPTAGEEWSRKGSFISKPVQGWLHPDDSVLSPGVSYIVRYMGCIEILRSMRSLDFNTRTQVTREAINRLHEAVPGIKGTWKKKPPNKALFSILGKSNLHFAGISIAVNISVDGLNLMIPTTRQIIANHHMQSISFASGGDTDTTDYVAYVAKDPINQRACHILECCDGLAQSIINTVGQAFELRFKQYLHSPPKTTAPQERAMGTEDLVWGEEEETSEHDYYNSIPGKEPPLGGLVDSRLHHSASLSHMPFSYGTHCNQVGSPARRDHSSHSNLNWEADLYGQNCNGYVQADGKPLGSQDYEDHMYVNTQNLDNWEAETGTSRALGESPPKDLFDMRPFEDALKLHNSMSACGVWNGAPIEDQWPSPPTRKAPIAPTEEQLKQEPWYHGKMSRRDAEKLLQRDGDFLVRDSITNAGQYVLTGMHGGQPKHLLLVDPEGVVRTKDALFESISHLINYHLQNEQPIVAAESELHLRQVVRWKQ, encoded by the exons ATGAGCGGCAAGGTCGCTGGGGCCCCCCTGGTCCCGTCCCCGACACCACCCCTGGGGCACCCTCCTCACCCCCCACCGCCCCCGACGCCTCCACCTCCACCGGGCGAGGAGCCGGAGTCGGTCACCACCTTCTGCATGTTGATCCCAAAGATGCCTCAGTGGAAATTCTCCAGCCCCTCCGGCTTCCTCAGCCGCAGCCCGTCCAGCGCCAGCAAGGAGCTCACGGCCTCGGCCAAAACGGGAGACACTGGGAGCAGCACCGCGTCGTCGGCGTCGTCCTCGGGCCTGGCCGCTGTCCTCAGTGCCTGTGAGCCGGTCTGCACCACTCCCTGCAGCCTCCAGGTGATGAGCCGGCTGCGAGGAGGGTTGGCGGCCGGCCGGAAGGCCTCCCGGGCCGAGGGGCCCAAACCCACGGCTGGTGAAGAGTGGAGCCGGAAAGGCAGTTTCATCAGCAAACCGGTCCAAGGTTGGCTCCATCCAGATGACAGCGTCCTCAGCCCTGGTGTCTCCTACATTGTCCGG TACATGGGATGTATTGAGATTCTGCGCTCCATGAGATCACTGGATTTCAACACCCGAACACAAGTCACCAG GGAAGCCATCAACCGACTGCATGAGGCAGTGCCGGGCATCAAAGGGACCTGGAAGAAAAAG CCACCTAACAAAGCTCTCTTCTCAATTCTCGGCAAAAGCAACCTGCATTTTGCCGGCATTAGTATTGCCGTGAATATCTCAGTGGACGGACTGAACCTCATGATCCCAACCACCCGACAG ATCATCGCGAATCACCACATGCAATCCATCTCCTTCGCTTCAGGGGGCGATACG GACACGACTGACTACGTGGCGTACGTGGCAAAGGATCCCATTAATCAACGAG CATGCCATATCTTGGAATGTTGTGATGGATTGGCCCAGAGCATCATCAACACCGTGGGACAGGCCTTTGAGCTTCGCTTCAAACAGTACCTGCACAGCCCTCCGAAGACCACGGCGCCGCAGGAGAG GGCAATGGGAACAGAAGACCTTGtctggggggaggaagaggagacgtCTGAGCACGACTACTACAACAGTATTCCTGGAAAAGAGCCCCCGCTCGGCGGGCTGGTGGATTCCCGCCTCCACCACAGTGCCTCGCTGAGTCACATGCCATTTTCCTATGGAACTCACTGCAACCAG GTTGGATCTCCCGCTCGGAGAGACCACAGCAGCCATTCAAACCTGAACTGGGAAGCCGATCTTTATG GACAGAACTGTAACGGCTACGTTCAGGCGGACGGGAAACCTCTGGGCTCTCAAGATTACGAAGATCATATGTATGTAAACACACAGAATTTAGACAACTGGGAGGCGGAGACTGGAACATCCCGGGCTCTTGGGGAGAGTCCTCCCAAAGACCTCTTTGATATGA GGCCTTTTGAAGACGCTTTGAAGCTTCACAATTCCATGTCTGCTTGTGGGGTGTGGAATGGCGCCCCGATCGAGGACCAGTGGCCCAGCCCGCCAACCCGCAAAGCCCCCATTGCCCCCACGGAAGAGCAACTGAAGCAGGAGCCCTGGTACCATGGCAAGATGAGCCGGCGGGATGCGGAGAAGCTGCTGCAAAGGGATGGAGACTTTCTGGTGAGGGACAGCATCACCAACGCTGGCCAATACGTCCTGACTGGGATGCATGGGGGGCAACCGAAGCATCTGCTCCTGGTGGATCCCGAAGGAGTG GTGCGGACGAAGGATGCCCTGTTCGAAAGCATCAGCCACCTCATCAACTACCATCTGCAAAATGAACAGCCAATTGTAGCAGCAGAGAGCGAGCTTCACCTGCGGCAGGTGGTGAGGTGGAAGCAGTGA
- the CIMAP1D gene encoding protein CIMAP1D, which produces MIAARETGPGPGRYSLPPTIGFINHDYTRFASPAYSFHQRLSNSIHVKDSSPGPCYYVEPELTRFGRTRGPSYSMLSRAKPRASFPQSPGPATYSPERAPPASWQRAPSFSIGSRTKCPVVDAVPSPNSYTLPSLLGPRVPIKPSSPGFTISGCNTRGSYSEDLSQTPGPGCYNTTDPSVYLCRPPAFSMLGRTTKPTSPFHTPGPGAHSPEKVRVHKKRAPSYSLGVRHSDYLMPLMTEPPEW; this is translated from the exons ATGATCGCAGCTCGTGAGACAG GTCCTGGACCTGGACGCTACAGCTTACCTCCAACAATTGGATTTATCAACCATGATTATACCCGCTTCGCCAGCCCGGCTTACTCCTTCCACCAGAGGCTGAGTAACAGTA tACATGTGAAAGATTCAAGTCCTGGCCCCTGTTACTACGTGGAACCAGAGCTCACGCGGTTTGGCAGGACGAGAGGTCCATCTTATTCCATGTTGTCCCGAGCGAAACCTCGAG cca GTTTTCCTCAGTCTCCTGGGCCAGCCACATACAGTCCAGAGAGGGCCCCTCCAGCCTCCTGGCAGCGCGCCCCGTCCTTCTCCATTGGTTCCCGCACCAAGTGCCCTGTGGTGGACGCTGTCCCTTCGCCTAACAGTTACACCCTGCCTTCCCTGCTTGGCCCTCGCGTCCCCATCAAGCCCTCCAGCCCTGGTTTCACCATCTCTGGCTGCAACACCAGAGGCAGCTACTCGGAGGACCTCTCCCAAACCCCAGGCCCGGGTTGTTACAACACCACGGATCCCAGCGTGTATTTGTGCCGCCCGCCAGCATTCTCTATGCTTGGGAGGACCACGAAGCCAACCAGCCCTTTCCACACGCCGGGGCCGGGGGCCCATAGCCCGGAGAAGGTGAGGGTTCATAAAAAGAGAGCGCCTTCTTACTCGCTTGGAGTCCGTCACTCGGACTACCTTATGCCTCTCATGACGGAGCCTCCAGAATGGTAG